Proteins from one Stenotrophomonas aracearum genomic window:
- a CDS encoding DUF6966 domain-containing protein, whose product MTKVQDIDFIICRMITLLRASSLPDWALALERHQRDLKIDPISAEARILAMYGGMGSLSDIVLYLEGRPAVKENNEFDDLRERLYTLCSRN is encoded by the coding sequence ATGACAAAAGTACAGGACATCGATTTCATTATTTGCAGAATGATCACGCTCCTTAGAGCTAGCTCACTGCCAGATTGGGCTCTTGCGCTTGAACGGCATCAGCGTGATCTGAAGATTGATCCAATCTCCGCAGAGGCGAGGATATTGGCAATGTATGGAGGAATGGGTTCACTGAGTGACATAGTTCTATATCTGGAGGGGAGGCCCGCGGTCAAAGAGAACAATGAATTTGATGATCTCAGGGAGAGGCTCTACACGCTCTGTAGCCGAAATTAG